A genome region from Natronobeatus ordinarius includes the following:
- the gltB gene encoding glutamate synthase large subunit, whose protein sequence is MSQPHGARSTGRPGDLAELSDERSNCGVGVVMDLEGEGGHDVVADGLELLVNLEHRGTTGAEKNTGDGAGIMLQTPDAFFRSVLDVDLPDRYAVGSLFFPRDADARNDLIAYIEKTLAAYDLEVCAWRDVPTDNDGLGETALDSEPDVWQCFVASTHDRSDDAFDRALYVARRALENSVEVADLETFDRFYVCSLARQTVVYKGLLKGEQLPTYYPDLTDGRVESTFVMVHERFSTNTLGAWHLAHPHRTVIHNGEFNTIQGNVNWMRARETDLESDVLADCVEPRSTDSASGQRPRAIDAVKPVIDDPAQSDTASVDNALELLMADGRDLAHALRMLVPEAWRGDDSMAQERKDFYDFHASLVEPWDGPALVAATDGERVGAVLDRNGLRPCRYEVTTGGRLVMASETGALEHDPAEIEERGRLKPGQLFLADPTEGRVVPDEEVFDDLVDDRYGEWVAREQLSLEELVPTSDRTPQRPVSGLRAHQAAFGYTHDELENLLEPMMQKGKDPVGSMGDDTPLSVLTDFNRPLFSYFKQLFAQVTNPPLDYIREELVTSLECRLGHQRNLLDESPEHARQLVCDSPILTDAELEAIRDCDANGITAATVDITYEPTGDEPGTDLEDAIERVRADAVSAIEAGHDVVILSDRAVGPDRLSIPSLLATGAVHHHLVRNGLRNHVGLVVESADPRTVHHVATLVGYGAGAINPYLAYQTIEDLTAGADGADLEAAIDAYVTALENGLLKVMAKMGISTVESYRGAQIFEAVGLDAELVAEYFEGTENRTEGIGLAELEADVRERHAVAFADDEAALERTGEYDHRNNGIHHQWNPKTVGTLQQAARSGDYERYEEFAAMVNEQNESLQTLRGLLEFDSDREPVPLEEVEPVEEIVKRFSTAAMSLGSLSPEAHETNSIAMNRLGGKSNSGEGGEPPERFGTEKECTVKQVASGRFGVTSTYLSSADELQIKMAQGSKPGEGGHLPGEKVNEMIAHVRKSTPGVGLISPPPLHDIYSIEDLKQLIHDLKAANEDADINVKLVSEAGIGTIAAGVAKANADVVHISGHSGGTGASPRTSIKNAGLPWELGLAEANQLLCATGLRDRIRVSTDGGLKTGRDVAVAALLGAEEYVFGTASLVVEGCVMARQCHKNTCPVGVATQREDLRQRFPGEPDHVVNYMTFVARELRELMAELGFRTVDEMVGRVDVLRQRTDVNHPKARTVDLSAVLAEPVGDVRRKIREQDHELDEQLDRKLAAAGREAIEHQRPVTLAASIANVDRAVGAMLSNRVTSRYGEPGLPEDTLTVDLEGTAGQSFGAFLASGVSMHLTGVANDYVGKGLSGGKLTVRTPESAAYDPTENVAIGNVALYGATGGELYVNGVAGERFAVRNSGAKAVVEGVGDHGCEYMTGGVVAVLGDTGKNFAAGMSGGVAYVLDPAGDLERTANTGMVTLYDELDESDEAILRRLVENHVAYTGSDRGRELLEDWESALESFVKVMPDAYEEAITENGGDDVRAELPETPEPSLESESVRYAASDD, encoded by the coding sequence ATGTCACAGCCACACGGAGCGCGATCCACCGGACGTCCAGGGGACCTCGCGGAACTGTCGGACGAACGCTCGAACTGCGGCGTCGGCGTCGTCATGGACCTCGAGGGCGAGGGAGGTCACGACGTCGTCGCCGACGGACTCGAACTGCTCGTAAACCTCGAACATCGCGGCACGACGGGTGCGGAGAAGAACACCGGCGACGGGGCCGGGATCATGCTGCAGACGCCCGATGCGTTCTTTCGATCGGTTCTCGACGTCGATCTGCCCGACCGCTATGCGGTCGGTTCGCTCTTTTTCCCCCGGGACGCCGACGCTCGCAACGACCTGATAGCGTACATCGAAAAGACCCTCGCGGCGTACGACCTCGAGGTCTGTGCCTGGCGGGACGTCCCGACGGACAACGACGGCCTGGGAGAGACGGCCCTCGACTCTGAACCCGACGTCTGGCAGTGTTTCGTCGCCTCGACGCACGACCGGTCGGACGACGCGTTCGATCGGGCGCTCTACGTTGCCCGGCGTGCGCTCGAGAATTCCGTGGAGGTGGCCGATCTCGAGACGTTCGACCGATTCTACGTCTGCTCGCTCGCTCGCCAGACCGTCGTCTACAAGGGACTGCTCAAGGGCGAGCAGCTCCCGACCTACTACCCGGACCTCACCGACGGGCGCGTCGAATCGACGTTCGTGATGGTCCACGAGCGGTTCTCGACGAACACCCTCGGCGCGTGGCACCTCGCCCACCCGCACCGCACCGTCATCCACAACGGCGAGTTCAACACCATCCAGGGCAACGTCAACTGGATGCGCGCCCGCGAGACCGACCTCGAGAGCGACGTCCTCGCAGACTGCGTGGAACCACGTTCCACGGACAGTGCGAGCGGGCAACGCCCGCGAGCGATCGACGCCGTCAAGCCGGTGATCGACGACCCGGCGCAGTCCGACACCGCGAGCGTCGACAACGCGCTCGAGCTTCTAATGGCCGACGGCCGGGACCTCGCCCACGCGCTGCGGATGCTCGTCCCCGAGGCCTGGCGCGGGGACGACTCGATGGCCCAGGAACGCAAGGACTTCTACGACTTCCACGCCTCGCTCGTCGAGCCCTGGGACGGCCCCGCCCTCGTCGCCGCCACCGACGGCGAGCGCGTCGGCGCCGTCCTCGACCGCAACGGGCTGCGCCCCTGCCGGTACGAGGTGACGACCGGTGGCCGGCTCGTGATGGCCAGCGAGACCGGCGCGCTCGAGCACGATCCCGCCGAGATCGAGGAACGTGGTCGCCTCAAGCCCGGGCAGCTCTTCCTCGCTGATCCGACGGAGGGACGGGTCGTTCCGGACGAGGAGGTGTTCGACGACCTCGTCGACGACCGCTACGGCGAGTGGGTCGCACGCGAACAGCTCTCCCTCGAGGAGCTCGTGCCGACCAGCGATCGCACGCCACAGCGGCCGGTGTCCGGCCTGCGCGCCCACCAGGCGGCGTTCGGCTACACCCACGACGAACTCGAGAACCTCCTCGAGCCGATGATGCAGAAGGGCAAGGATCCGGTCGGATCGATGGGCGACGACACGCCACTGTCGGTGCTCACCGACTTCAACCGGCCGCTGTTCTCCTATTTCAAGCAGCTGTTCGCCCAGGTGACCAACCCGCCGCTCGACTACATCCGCGAGGAGCTCGTCACGAGCCTCGAGTGCCGGCTCGGCCACCAGCGTAACCTCCTCGACGAGAGCCCCGAGCACGCCCGCCAGCTCGTCTGCGACTCGCCCATCCTCACCGACGCCGAACTCGAGGCGATCCGCGACTGCGACGCCAACGGGATCACCGCGGCCACGGTCGATATCACCTACGAGCCGACGGGCGACGAGCCCGGCACCGACCTCGAGGACGCCATCGAGCGCGTCCGCGCGGACGCCGTTTCGGCCATCGAGGCGGGCCACGACGTCGTGATCCTCTCGGATCGGGCGGTCGGCCCCGACCGGCTTTCGATCCCGAGCCTGCTCGCCACCGGCGCCGTCCACCACCACCTCGTGCGCAACGGACTCCGCAACCACGTCGGCCTCGTCGTCGAATCGGCCGATCCGCGGACGGTCCACCACGTCGCGACGCTCGTCGGCTACGGCGCGGGCGCGATCAACCCCTACCTCGCCTACCAGACCATCGAGGACCTCACGGCCGGCGCCGACGGCGCGGATCTCGAGGCGGCGATCGACGCCTACGTCACGGCCCTCGAGAACGGCCTGCTGAAAGTTATGGCGAAGATGGGCATCTCGACGGTCGAGAGCTACCGCGGCGCCCAGATCTTCGAGGCCGTCGGGCTCGACGCCGAGCTCGTTGCCGAGTACTTCGAAGGGACCGAGAACCGGACGGAAGGAATCGGCCTCGCGGAGCTCGAAGCCGACGTCCGCGAGCGCCACGCCGTCGCCTTCGCCGACGACGAGGCCGCCCTCGAACGTACGGGCGAGTACGACCACCGGAACAACGGCATCCACCACCAGTGGAACCCGAAGACCGTCGGCACGCTCCAGCAGGCCGCCCGCTCGGGCGACTACGAGCGCTACGAGGAGTTCGCCGCGATGGTCAACGAACAGAACGAGTCGCTCCAGACCTTACGGGGCTTACTCGAGTTCGATTCCGACCGCGAGCCCGTCCCGCTCGAGGAGGTCGAGCCGGTCGAGGAGATCGTGAAACGGTTCTCGACGGCCGCGATGAGCCTGGGCTCGCTCTCGCCGGAGGCCCACGAGACGAACTCGATCGCGATGAACCGCCTGGGTGGAAAATCGAACTCCGGCGAGGGTGGCGAGCCGCCCGAACGCTTCGGTACCGAGAAGGAGTGTACCGTCAAGCAGGTCGCCTCCGGACGGTTCGGCGTCACCTCCACGTACCTCTCCTCGGCCGACGAGCTCCAGATCAAGATGGCCCAGGGAAGCAAACCGGGCGAGGGCGGTCACCTCCCCGGCGAGAAGGTCAACGAGATGATCGCCCACGTCCGCAAGTCCACGCCCGGCGTCGGGCTGATCTCACCGCCGCCGCTGCACGACATCTACTCGATCGAGGACTTAAAACAGCTCATCCACGATCTGAAGGCGGCCAACGAGGACGCCGACATCAACGTCAAGCTCGTCAGCGAGGCGGGCATCGGCACCATCGCCGCGGGCGTCGCGAAGGCCAACGCCGACGTCGTCCACATCTCGGGTCACTCGGGCGGGACGGGTGCCTCACCCAGAACGTCGATCAAAAACGCCGGCCTCCCGTGGGAGCTCGGCCTCGCCGAAGCGAACCAGCTGCTCTGTGCGACCGGCCTGCGCGACCGCATTCGCGTCTCCACCGACGGCGGACTGAAGACCGGCCGCGATGTCGCCGTCGCCGCCCTGCTGGGCGCCGAGGAGTACGTCTTCGGCACCGCGAGCCTCGTCGTCGAGGGCTGCGTGATGGCTCGACAGTGTCACAAGAACACCTGCCCCGTGGGCGTCGCCACCCAGCGCGAGGACCTCAGACAGCGCTTCCCCGGCGAGCCCGACCACGTCGTAAACTACATGACCTTCGTCGCCCGGGAGCTGCGCGAGCTCATGGCCGAGCTTGGCTTCCGGACGGTCGACGAGATGGTCGGTCGCGTCGACGTCCTGCGCCAGCGAACGGACGTCAACCACCCCAAGGCGCGCACCGTCGACCTCTCGGCCGTCCTCGCCGAACCCGTCGGCGACGTCCGCCGGAAGATCCGCGAACAGGATCACGAACTCGACGAACAGCTCGACCGCAAGCTCGCCGCCGCGGGCCGGGAGGCGATCGAGCACCAGCGCCCGGTCACCCTCGCTGCGTCGATCGCGAACGTCGACCGCGCCGTCGGCGCGATGCTTTCCAACCGCGTGACGAGCCGCTACGGCGAACCCGGCCTTCCCGAAGACACCCTCACCGTCGACCTCGAGGGCACCGCGGGCCAGAGCTTCGGCGCGTTCCTCGCGAGCGGCGTCTCGATGCACCTCACTGGCGTCGCGAACGACTACGTCGGCAAGGGCCTCTCCGGCGGGAAGCTCACCGTCCGGACGCCCGAGTCGGCGGCTTACGACCCGACGGAGAACGTCGCCATCGGCAACGTCGCCCTCTACGGCGCGACCGGCGGCGAGCTGTACGTCAACGGCGTCGCCGGCGAGCGCTTCGCCGTGCGCAACTCCGGTGCCAAGGCGGTCGTCGAGGGCGTCGGCGACCACGGCTGTGAGTACATGACCGGCGGCGTCGTCGCCGTCCTCGGCGACACCGGGAAGAATTTCGCCGCCGGCATGTCCGGCGGTGTCGCCTACGTCCTCGATCCCGCGGGCGACCTCGAGCGCACGGCCAACACCGGCATGGTTACCCTCTACGACGAACTCGACGAGTCCGACGAGGCCATCCTCCGTCGACTCGTCGAGAACCACGTCGCCTACACCGGTTCGGATCGGGGACGGGAACTGCTCGAGGACTGGGAGAGTGCCCTCGAGTCGTTCGTGAAGGTCATGCCCGACGCCTACGAGGAGGCGATCACCGAGAACGGCGGCGACGACGTCCGGGCCGAGCTGCCCGAGACGCCCGAGCCGAGCCTCGAGTCCGAGTCGGTGAGATACGCCGCGAGCGACGACTGA
- the fer gene encoding ferredoxin Fer, producing the protein MASDTELPNIRVGRDAEREDAERDGEVEYEHTVEYLNYEVLTERGWGLEDEDLFEKAADADLDEEDHGTFGVRKNRYVLDAAEDQDHEWPFECRAASCANCSAILYEGEISMDMDLILTDEEVDERGILLTCQAVPTTDEVRIVYNAMHLEYLQDRVIGVREV; encoded by the coding sequence ATGGCTTCGGACACTGAACTCCCGAACATCCGCGTCGGTCGGGACGCAGAGCGAGAGGACGCCGAGCGCGACGGGGAGGTCGAGTACGAGCACACGGTCGAGTACCTCAACTACGAGGTGCTCACGGAGCGTGGCTGGGGACTCGAGGACGAGGATCTGTTCGAGAAGGCCGCCGACGCCGACCTCGACGAGGAAGATCACGGGACGTTCGGCGTCCGGAAGAACCGGTACGTCCTCGACGCGGCCGAAGACCAGGACCACGAGTGGCCGTTCGAGTGTCGGGCAGCGTCGTGTGCCAACTGTTCGGCGATCCTCTACGAGGGAGAGATTTCGATGGACATGGACCTCATCCTCACCGACGAGGAGGTCGACGAACGAGGAATCCTGCTGACCTGCCAGGCCGTGCCGACGACCGACGAGGTCAGAATCGTCTACAACGCGATGCACCTCGAGTACCTACAGGACCGCGTCATCGGCGTTCGTGAGGTTTGA
- a CDS encoding DUF1918 domain-containing protein: protein MSFEEDDRVVLHDKHSEFDGEVGTVTQTMESMFGDVTYTVSFDDGQEAGVPEDALEAAEAEDEDEE from the coding sequence ATGAGCTTCGAGGAAGACGATCGCGTCGTCCTGCACGACAAGCACAGCGAGTTCGACGGCGAGGTCGGCACGGTCACCCAGACGATGGAGTCGATGTTCGGCGACGTCACCTACACGGTCAGTTTCGACGACGGCCAGGAGGCCGGCGTTCCCGAGGACGCCCTCGAGGCCGCCGAGGCCGAAGACGAAGACGAAGAGTAA
- a CDS encoding RNA-binding protein, giving the protein MPQIPLHYVDLRAFCYVTEDEKRVEDALRTFLPEEFELERAETEGHYGDRILILSARVENADDVRHVLSRLADLETFDRLLDELDDRVTENTELFLRLDKQAAFNGEVRLGDGITFRAKVEAYPAKKEIAVERAEEVLEALHDEETADG; this is encoded by the coding sequence ATGCCCCAGATACCCCTTCACTACGTCGACCTGCGAGCGTTCTGTTACGTCACCGAGGACGAAAAACGCGTCGAGGACGCGCTTCGGACCTTCCTCCCGGAGGAGTTCGAGCTCGAGCGGGCCGAAACCGAGGGTCACTACGGTGACCGGATTCTCATCCTCTCGGCGCGCGTCGAGAACGCCGACGACGTTCGCCACGTCCTCTCGCGGCTCGCCGATCTCGAGACGTTCGACCGGCTACTCGACGAACTCGACGATCGCGTCACCGAAAACACGGAGCTCTTCTTGCGACTCGACAAACAGGCCGCCTTCAACGGCGAGGTGCGCCTCGGCGATGGGATCACGTTTCGAGCCAAAGTCGAGGCCTACCCCGCGAAAAAGGAGATCGCCGTCGAGCGCGCCGAGGAAGTCCTCGAAGCGCTCCACGACGAGGAGACGGCCGACGGGTGA
- the surE gene encoding 5'/3'-nucleotidase SurE, which produces MSERLEIVLTNDDGIDSTGLQAVYDALSEIAHVTVVAPADDQSAVGRSMSHEVTVDEHDLGYAVEGTPADCVVAAMGELGPEPDLVVAGCNRGANLGEYVIGRSGTVSAAIEAAFFDVPAIATSLYVPAGDISYREVEITREQYVEAVRATRYLVDRAPDTGIFDRAAVLNVNAPVPDGDEPAPLELTVPSDRYEMDASVNGDGSIRLADRIWERMDPETLPDPEGTDRRAVVDGRVSITPLSVPQATVRADELEALTESYPDAAVDLDL; this is translated from the coding sequence ATGAGCGAGCGCCTCGAGATCGTGCTCACGAACGACGACGGGATCGACAGTACGGGGCTCCAGGCGGTGTACGACGCCCTCTCGGAGATCGCCCACGTGACCGTCGTCGCGCCGGCCGACGACCAGAGCGCCGTGGGTCGCTCGATGTCACACGAGGTAACGGTCGACGAGCACGACCTCGGCTACGCAGTCGAGGGGACACCTGCCGACTGCGTCGTCGCGGCGATGGGCGAACTCGGTCCCGAGCCGGATCTCGTCGTCGCCGGCTGTAACCGGGGAGCGAACCTCGGCGAGTACGTCATCGGGCGGTCGGGTACCGTCAGCGCCGCGATCGAAGCCGCCTTCTTCGACGTCCCCGCGATCGCGACGTCGCTGTACGTCCCCGCGGGCGACATCTCCTACCGGGAGGTCGAGATCACCCGCGAGCAGTACGTCGAGGCCGTCCGCGCGACCCGATACCTCGTCGACCGCGCCCCCGACACCGGGATCTTCGACCGGGCAGCCGTTCTCAACGTGAACGCGCCCGTCCCCGACGGCGACGAGCCCGCCCCCCTCGAGCTCACCGTTCCCTCCGACCGCTACGAGATGGACGCCTCGGTCAACGGCGACGGCTCGATCCGGCTGGCCGACCGCATCTGGGAGCGAATGGACCCGGAGACGCTCCCCGACCCCGAGGGGACCGACCGTCGGGCCGTCGTCGACGGCCGCGTCAGCATCACGCCGCTGAGCGTCCCGCAGGCGACCGTTCGCGCCGACGAACTCGAGGCGCTCACGGAGTCGTACCCCGACGCGGCCGTCGACCTCGACCTCTAG
- a CDS encoding helix-turn-helix transcriptional regulator produces the protein MVFDTLRTRLSSLWRSDSSDDEDETGSARTEPGESDRETDDETLSYAEQVEYGVDERELPDEDKILRLLVKRGGRVDETTVLEKTGWSHDHLQRVVDEMEADDQISAITVGRKRVICRRGFEPKGYRSHLNE, from the coding sequence ATGGTATTTGATACACTCAGGACCCGCCTCTCGTCGCTCTGGCGATCGGATTCGAGCGACGACGAGGACGAAACCGGGTCTGCCAGGACGGAACCAGGCGAATCGGACAGGGAAACCGACGACGAGACGTTGAGTTACGCCGAACAGGTCGAGTACGGTGTCGACGAACGGGAACTCCCTGACGAGGACAAAATTCTCCGCCTCCTCGTCAAACGCGGCGGCCGCGTCGACGAGACGACCGTTCTCGAGAAAACCGGCTGGTCCCACGACCATCTCCAGCGCGTCGTCGACGAGATGGAAGCCGACGATCAGATCAGCGCGATTACCGTCGGGCGAAAGCGCGTTATCTGCCGGCGGGGCTTCGAACCCAAAGGCTACCGATCCCACCTGAACGAGTGA
- a CDS encoding DUF5518 domain-containing protein gives MPSPADSNVDDDASSNPADARSDATDTSPNPADARSNTDATSNTVLNAVIGAVVTVVLTFTAFSPILGGAVAGYLEKRDGLRVGAISGAIAALPILLFSLLSMTFLGLFALQAVGVFLLVLFVAFPLILLWVVGLSALGGVLGVYLAEEL, from the coding sequence ATGCCCTCGCCCGCTGACTCGAACGTCGACGACGACGCGAGTTCGAATCCCGCCGACGCACGTTCGGACGCTACCGACACGAGTCCGAACCCCGCCGACGCACGTTCGAATACCGACGCGACCTCGAACACCGTCCTCAACGCGGTCATCGGCGCCGTCGTCACCGTCGTGCTCACTTTCACCGCCTTCTCACCGATCCTCGGCGGAGCCGTCGCCGGGTACCTCGAGAAGCGCGATGGCCTTCGCGTCGGCGCCATCTCTGGCGCCATCGCCGCGCTCCCAATCTTGCTGTTCAGCCTTCTGTCGATGACCTTTCTCGGCCTGTTCGCCCTCCAGGCAGTGGGAGTCTTCCTGCTCGTCCTGTTCGTTGCGTTTCCGCTCATCTTGCTCTGGGTCGTCGGACTGAGCGCCCTCGGCGGCGTCCTCGGCGTCTACCTCGCCGAGGAGCTGTAA
- a CDS encoding APC family permease: MSGDDESVPIIGTQIGLWGAVALVVGNAISVTMFLLPAHLMADGVGPSIVPAVVLAALPMVFGVIVMLQLGAAIPVAGGGYLYPSRLIGPFWGFTIPWLVVPTIWFGLVYTAHGFAEYVRFFVDLPMWLLIGGVLLAFVLLNLRGIKLITTVQFALVAIIVGGMVLFIVPGAFHVDAGNYTPMFPEGYGPFIVATISLFIGMYGFNLAIDIGEELEHPERNVPRVLIYSAVIGMTLMIGVVAVAVGVMHWTDLAGVEAGIAVVALEFLPGWASGFVALAAVVGGITTVNTLIVTYSREIMRAARDDVFPSSLATLHPVHESPTRAVLLLGVPALFIVPFMPSPALLAPGLGLVLLYAFFLLSVAAWRLPSLYPERYQNASIKLPRVALMLAAIGGGVSTLVFWLLLSSQLPAMGLLILGWIALGYPVFRYRVATFERNGIDLRDRLGTLDDHERADVGSPETLARK; this comes from the coding sequence ATGTCCGGGGATGACGAATCAGTTCCAATTATCGGCACGCAGATCGGGCTCTGGGGGGCGGTTGCACTCGTCGTCGGGAACGCAATTTCAGTGACGATGTTCTTGCTTCCGGCCCATCTCATGGCCGACGGCGTCGGCCCGAGTATCGTCCCGGCCGTCGTCCTCGCCGCGTTACCGATGGTGTTCGGCGTGATCGTCATGCTCCAGCTCGGCGCCGCAATTCCGGTCGCCGGCGGCGGCTACCTCTATCCCTCGAGGTTGATCGGCCCGTTCTGGGGGTTCACCATCCCCTGGCTCGTCGTTCCCACGATCTGGTTCGGCCTGGTGTACACCGCCCACGGCTTCGCCGAGTACGTCCGGTTTTTCGTCGACCTCCCGATGTGGCTCCTGATCGGCGGCGTGTTACTCGCGTTCGTGCTCTTGAACCTTCGCGGCATCAAGCTCATCACCACCGTGCAGTTCGCCCTCGTCGCCATCATCGTCGGTGGGATGGTGCTGTTCATCGTCCCAGGTGCCTTCCACGTCGATGCCGGCAACTACACGCCGATGTTCCCCGAGGGATACGGCCCGTTCATCGTCGCGACGATCTCGCTGTTCATCGGGATGTACGGCTTCAACCTGGCGATCGACATCGGGGAAGAACTCGAGCACCCGGAGCGAAACGTCCCTCGCGTCCTCATCTACAGCGCGGTCATCGGGATGACGCTCATGATCGGGGTCGTCGCGGTCGCCGTCGGGGTGATGCACTGGACCGACCTCGCCGGCGTCGAAGCCGGCATCGCGGTGGTCGCACTCGAGTTCCTGCCCGGGTGGGCGAGCGGGTTCGTCGCGCTGGCCGCGGTGGTCGGTGGCATTACGACGGTCAACACGCTCATCGTCACGTACTCCCGCGAGATCATGCGGGCCGCACGCGACGACGTCTTCCCGTCGTCGCTGGCGACGCTCCATCCGGTCCACGAGAGCCCGACGCGGGCGGTGCTCCTCCTCGGCGTTCCGGCGTTGTTCATCGTCCCGTTTATGCCGTCGCCGGCACTCCTGGCCCCCGGGCTCGGGCTCGTCCTCCTCTATGCGTTCTTCCTCCTCTCGGTCGCCGCGTGGCGGCTGCCGTCGCTGTACCCGGAGCGGTACCAGAACGCGTCGATCAAACTCCCGCGCGTCGCCCTGATGCTGGCGGCGATCGGCGGCGGGGTGTCGACGCTCGTGTTCTGGCTCCTCCTCTCCTCACAGCTGCCGGCGATGGGCCTGCTCATCCTCGGCTGGATCGCTCTCGGCTACCCCGTCTTCCGATACCGGGTCGCCACGTTCGAACGTAACGGAATCGACCTTCGCGACCGACTGGGGACGCTCGACGACCACGAGCGTGCTGACGTGGGCTCACCAGAGACACTCGCCCGAAAATAA
- a CDS encoding rhomboid family intramembrane serine protease, with product MTRSSGSPILETLVVFLLVALAQFVTGLFGAMGSLFYLSMPVTDDPWTIVTSIYAHGSLGHLLSNSVALVLFGWPVARATTRFRFHTFFIVAGALAGISQVWLMGLLGTVAPVVGASGAIFALLGYLIAANPVSEGVASSVDVPRWLVWLVFVVLAAGITIATASPRAALIAHFTGFLFGLLAGRARLLQVERRPPTDTPSV from the coding sequence ATGACCCGCTCGTCGGGGAGCCCGATCCTCGAGACGCTCGTCGTCTTCCTGCTGGTCGCCCTCGCCCAGTTCGTCACGGGCCTGTTCGGCGCGATGGGGAGTCTCTTTTACCTCTCGATGCCGGTCACCGACGACCCGTGGACGATCGTGACGAGTATCTACGCCCACGGGAGCCTCGGCCACCTGCTCTCGAACAGCGTCGCCCTCGTGCTCTTCGGGTGGCCCGTCGCCCGCGCCACCACGCGCTTTCGCTTTCACACCTTCTTCATCGTTGCTGGCGCGCTCGCCGGCATCTCACAGGTCTGGCTGATGGGGCTCCTCGGAACTGTCGCCCCCGTCGTCGGCGCCAGCGGTGCGATTTTCGCCCTCCTCGGCTACCTCATCGCCGCCAATCCCGTCTCGGAGGGCGTGGCCTCGAGCGTCGACGTCCCGCGCTGGCTCGTCTGGCTCGTCTTCGTCGTGCTGGCGGCCGGGATCACGATCGCGACCGCGAGTCCTCGAGCCGCGCTGATCGCCCACTTCACCGGCTTCCTCTTCGGGCTGCTCGCCGGTCGCGCACGCCTCCTCCAGGTCGAACGTCGCCCTCCCACCGATACCCCGTCCGTGTGA
- the rpsJ gene encoding 30S ribosomal protein S10, producing MQQARVRLAGTRPQDLDDICDDVREIANNTGVNLSGPIPLPTKTLEVPTRKSPDGEGTATWEHWEMRVHKRLIDLDADERALRQLMRIQVPNDVSIEIVLED from the coding sequence ATGCAACAGGCACGCGTTCGACTCGCGGGGACGAGACCGCAGGACTTAGACGATATCTGCGACGACGTCCGCGAGATCGCGAACAACACCGGCGTCAACCTCAGCGGGCCGATCCCGCTACCGACGAAGACGCTCGAGGTGCCGACGCGGAAGTCGCCCGACGGCGAGGGTACCGCCACGTGGGAGCACTGGGAAATGCGCGTCCACAAGCGCCTGATCGACCTGGACGCCGACGAACGCGCACTCCGACAGCTCATGCGCATCCAGGTGCCCAACGACGTCTCGATCGAGATCGTCCTCGAGGACTGA